The genomic segment ATGCTCCCAGGTGGAGTAATGCTCGCATGATGAGTAATGCTCGTATGATGAGTAATGCTCGCATGATGAGTAATGCTCGCATGATGAGTAATGCTCACATGATGAGTAATGCTCGCATGACGAGTAATGCTCGTATGATGAGTAATGCTCCCAGATGGAGTAATGCTCACATGATGAGTAATGCTCGCATGACGAGTAATGCTCGCATGATGAGTAATGCTCCCAGGTGGAGTAATGCTCGCATGATGAGTAATGCTCCCAGGTGGAGTAATGCTCACATGATGAGTAATGCTCANNNNNNNNNNNNNNNNNNNNNNNNNNNNNNNNNNNNNNNNNNNNNNNNNNNNNNNNNNNNNNNNNNNNNNNNNNNNNNNNNNNNNNNNNNNNNNNNNNNNNNNNNNNNNNNNNNNNNNNNNNNNNNNNNNNNNNNNNNNNNNNNNNNNNNNNNNNNNNNNNNNNNNNNNNNNNNNNNNNNNNNNNNNNNNNNNNNNNNNNNNNNNNNNNNNNNNNNNNNNNNNNNNNNNNNNNNNNNNNNNNNNNNNNNNNNNNNNNNNNNNNNNNNNNNNNNNNNNNNNNNNNNNNNNNNNNNNNNNNNNNNNNNNNNNNNNNNNNNNNNNNNNNNNNNNNNNNNNNNNNNNNNNNNNNNNNNNNNNNNNNNNNNNNNNNNNNNNNNNNNNNNNNNNNNNNNNNNNNNNNNNNNNNNNNNNNNNNNNNNNNNNNNNNNNNNNNNNNNNNNNNNNNNNNNNNNNNNNNNNNNNNNNNNNNNNNNNNNNNNNNNNNNNNNNNNNNNNNNNNNNNNNNNNNNNNNNNNNNNNNNNNNNNNNNNNNNNNNNNNNNNNNNNNNNNNNNNNNNNNNNNNNNNNNNNNNNNNNNNNNNNNNNNNNNNNNNNNNNNNNNNNNNNNNNNNNNNNNNNNNNNNNNNNNNNNNNNNNNNNNNNNNNNNNNNNNNNNNNNNNNNNNNNNATACTCCCAGGTGGTGTAATGCTCGCATGATGAGTAATGCTCGCATAATGAGTAATGCTCGCATGATGAGTAATGCTCGCATGATGAGTAATGCTCCCAGGTGGAGTAATGCTCGCATGATGAGTAATGCTCCCAGGTGGAGTAATGCTCACATGATGAGTAATGCTCAAATAATTTAATAACAACATGGGAACCTTTATCACTTTCTGACTGAGCCACCTTTGAAATGTAAagtttttaattcattaattcctTTAGGCAATAGACATGaaatttcattactttttattgcttattatttatttgattaattaattttttattgtttattatttatttagttatctacttttttttcacttattttgttttttatgttatcATCAGGGAAACTTTCTGTACTCGTTTTATTTAACCAACTACTCAATGTTTCGAATTCATGTGATGCAATGGATATAGCTGGCATCTAGAAAACCAAATCAAGTTATGATGTCATACACTCCCCtcagataaataattatatgttaatTACAAACAGATAATTACTTTATGGACAAATTCATGATGCAACTCTATCATCATTTAGTAGCATGGCCAATGgccattttatatatctataaaggcAAGTTTAAATTGATTTCTCATTTTATGAGGAGAATGTTGCATCATGTTTATTGTTAGGAAGATCATATTTTGTGGCATGAAAGTCAATGTggtataaaatgtaaacattcaaacattgtcactgTCTGTTCATATTCTGCTACATTTCACATAGAATTTTTAGTCCTCCAAAGTCGTCTTGGTGTTTATACCAAGCTACCTTTTATGTAAGTAATGTTCGGTCTGAAAAATTCAGCTTGCATGCTGGAAGATACTGCACCTTGAAAAGCTCTCAGAGACTTTAGTTTCTCATAAGGAATATTATCaggaaaaatgataaaaagaagaaagaatctctgtaaaagagacagaagaaaaaatTGCAAATTTAGAAAAAGAATTGTCAAAATATGAgagattggattggattggataaCTGCTTTTTATTCAGGACCACATAGAGTCCATAGCACCAGagacactagcatagctagagtgtgtgccacccagAATGGCCCTTCCGTTTGGCATctctggaccccacaaaaaaatcatattacttactgcagacccaaaagtggtgcccctttaaaagttcCACCCAGGGTGGACCACCTCTACAGTACCCCACCCACCCCAGCTACACTAGTGACCAGAGAATGAACATTCTGGAGACTTGCTATATACGTTCAGCTTCATTGTAGATGTGATTCCCTACTTGGAAAATTGGCATTCAGCTGTCATATTGTATCATGGTATAAGGCTCCCCTAAACACAAAGCAAGGAAAATCTATTAGAATTTGGTTGTTTGTCTAAAATTCTATTTTCTAACTGAATGATACAAATGTCACTGCCCTTAACCCTGACTTAAGGATCTGATGACAGGTTCTTATCTGGTCAGGTTTTATCAAAGATGAAAGTTGAACTTAAGGTGTCAAAGTACTTTGCTGTAATTAATGATCTTATCAACTGATATCTTTACACTATGCCATGGTAAATGATGTTGTAATAGAACAACTATTACAATCCTGTGCATCATCTGGAACAAGAGTTGAagttcctccaccaccaccaccaccaccaccaccacctccaccaccaaaatTTCAAGAATACTTAACATGTTCCATAACTTTGTGCAATGCTCAATCTTACAATCAAGTAAGCACCATATTCGGTGAAATATTTGACCTCCAAAGATTACGGAACTTTCTCCCACTATATTCTTTATACACTTTAGTGCACATTTAATTGATGCAATCAACTCCAATATTCAAACCTCATCTGGAATTTttggttattgtttatttttttcttttatttttgtattgaacTCCTGGAAGGATCTTTTTGCTGACAGTTTACCTCATCTTTCATTACTAAAAGACGATGGATGTGATCACATCAGATCTTTCACACAGATTCTGAGGAACTTTGGGATACAAGATGAGCAACCAGAAAATCAAAGTAGAGGAAATCTTGTGGAATTTACTGGCACCAGTAGCTGTTGCTCTGTAAAGAATTCTGAAAGGTGAGCTAAAAGACTGCACCCCTGATTCTGAAAGGTGAGCTAAAAGACTGCACCCCTAAATAGTTTGCTGAGGTAGAGGATTTATTACTGATGAATTCTTAGTCGTTCTCATATTCTGGAGTATGATGTGAGACAAGGCTTTCAATTTATCTGTAAATCTACAAAAAGAATTCAAGATCTACTAACATCTTGTCATTTGATTCAGCTTTCtgaaaaagatatgaaaaacaTGCAAAATGAGTATGAAGCTTCATTTAAGGAGGTTAAGATTGAAAATAGGATATTAATATGGAATACAAAACAACAtagagaatgtaaaagaaaaaagattccaCAATAAATTTGCAGAGGGTGAAGGAATAAATGATATCCAAAAGAAGTTTGTAGTTGAATTGTACTCAATTTTCTTTGGTTCTATTATAAATAGTTCAGGTATGtttggctttttaaaaaaaaaacctagcttTTAAATGTAGTGTTTTAATTCCAAAGTATTTTGATAATGCTGATAACATACATTAGAATTTTTCATAAACACACAGTCAGACGTCATCCACAGTCAAGCTGAAATCATACAAGAGTTGCTTTCATTCAAtgacacacacaaagagataaaGAACACTAACAATATAATGAAGTGTCAAGGTAATTAACCCTCTAagcacatttgttttttttttctaatctgaCCAATAACAAACACAGTTACAAAACAATCTATTCACTAGTTCAAGCATGTAGTTTCATACCTTCGCTCTACAATGGACAACGACAGATTAATTAagcttgtttttctctttattaaaaGACATTTGGCTTTAGAAATAGGTTATAAGAAAGTGATCGATAACATTTCAAGAAGGAATTTCAAATGATAGAGGTTGTCATAGTAACTGCAAACATGTTCATTTCtttcatcagtgtgtgtgtgtgtcatatcaAATGAACTCCCATCATTAAGAGGCATGAAGCAGTGAAACTGTCTGAGataaaaatctcttcatagacttgttgtgttaaaaaaaaaaaaaaacagtatatatattttgcagaaGCTTGCAAGGCTTTAGAAAACCTTAGAATACACAATTGAAACAACATGGAATTAAAATTGGATTTTGTTTTAAGCAGATGACAACTGAAAGCATTGAATTGACAAACCTCAACCGAAGTGAGTCACAGCAGCAGTGATGTTCCTCTTGCTCCAATATATATTAGACTTTTAAAACAAGTCTGTGAAGAATCTCAGACAATTCAGCAATATCATTAGCCTGCTAATGGTttgtatacatttagtatgatacacagatgacaATTTTAATGTAATACTGTTTCAATCGTGTATACCaagattattattcttatatctttttatcttttacttgctttagtcatcggactgcagccatgctggagcaccacttcgacaagtttagtcaaacaaattgacctccagtacttattctattggtcacttttgccaaaccactaagttacagggatgtaaacaagccaacactagctgtcaagtgatggtgagaataaacacgtgcacacacacacacacacacacacacacacacacacacacacacacacacacNNNNNNNNNNNNNNNNNNNNNNNNNNNNNNNNNNNNNNNNNNNNNNNNNNNNNNNNNNNNNNNNNNNNNNNNNNNNNNNNNNNNNNNNNNNNNNNNNNNNNNNNNNNNNNNNNNNNNNNNNNNNNNNNNNNNNNNNNNNNNNNNNNNNNNNNNNN from the Octopus bimaculoides isolate UCB-OBI-ISO-001 chromosome 11, ASM119413v2, whole genome shotgun sequence genome contains:
- the LOC106878521 gene encoding uncharacterized protein LOC106878521; protein product: MSNAPRWSNARMMSNACMMSNAPRWSNARMMSNARMMSNARMMSNARMMSNAHMMSNARMTSNARMMSNAPRWSNAHMMSNARMTSNARMMSNAPRWSNARMMSNAPRWCNARMMSNARIMSNARMMSNARMMSNAPRWSNARMMSNAPRWSNAHMMSNAQII